A part of Sander vitreus isolate 19-12246 chromosome 8, sanVit1, whole genome shotgun sequence genomic DNA contains:
- the LOC144522008 gene encoding guanine nucleotide-binding protein G(i) subunit alpha-1, with amino-acid sequence MGCTLSTDDKAAQERSKMIDRNLRDDGEKAAREVKLLLLGAGESGKSTIVKQMKIIHEAGYSEEECKQYKAVVYSNTIQSIIAIIRAMGRLKIDFADPARADDARQLFVLAGSAEEGFMTVELAGVIQRLWKDGGVQACFSRSREYQLNDSAAYYLNDLDRISHSAYVPTQQDVLRTRVKTTGIVETHFTFKDLHFKMFDVGGQRSERKKWIHCFEGVTAIIFCVALSDYDLVLAEDEEMNRMHESMKLFDSICNNKWFTDTSIILFLNKKDLFEEKIKKSPLTICYPEYAGSNTYEEAAAYIQCQFEDLNKRKDTKEIYTHFTCATDTKNVQFVFDAVTDVIIKNNLKDCGLF; translated from the exons ATGGGATGTACTCTGAGCACGGACGACAAGGCGGCGCAGGAGCGGAGCAAGATGATCGACAGGAATCTGCGGGACGACGGAGAAAAGGCAGCCCGGGAggtcaagctgctgctgctcg GTGCTGGAGAGTCTGGGAAAAGCACGATTGTTAAACAGATGAA GATCATCCATGAAGCGGGCTACTCAGAGGAGGAGTGTAAGCAGTACAAGGCCGTGGTCTACAGCAACACCATCCAGTCCATCATTGCCATCATCAGAGCTATGGGACGCCTCAAGATCGACTTTGCTGATCCAGCCAGAGCG GATGATGCACGGCAGCTGTTCGTCCTGGCCGGTTCAGCAGAAGAGGGCTTCATGACAGTGGAACTAGCCGGGGTCATCCAGCGGCTGTGGAAGGACGGAGGCGTTCAGGCCTGCTTCAGCCGCTCCCGAGAGTACCAGCTCAACGACTCTGCTGCTTA CTACCTGAATGACTTGGACAGGATATCCCACAGTGCTTATGTGCCCACCCAACAGGATGTGCTGCGGACCAGAGTCAAAACTACTGGTATTGTGGAAACACACTTCACTTTCAAGGACCTGCACTTCAA AATGTTTGATGTAGGCGGACAGAGATCAGAGAGGAAGAAGTGGATCCATTGTTTTGAGGGAGTCACCGCCATCATCTTCTGTGTGGCTCTGAGTGACTATGACCTGGTGCTGGCTGAGGATGAGGAGATG AATCGAATGCATGAGAGCATGAAGCTGTTCGACTCCATCTGCAACAACAAGTGGTTCACAGACACCTCCATCATCCTCTTCCTCAACAAGAAAGACCTGTTTGAGGAAAAGATCAAAAAGAGCCCGCTCACAATCTGCTACCCAGAATAtgcag GCTCCAACACCTACGAGGAGGCAGCAGCGTACATTCAGTGCCAGTTTGAGGACCTGAACAAGAGAAAGGACACCAAGGAGATCTACACCCACTTCACCTGTGCCACCGACACCAAGAACGTGCAGTTTGTGTTTGATGCCGTCACTGACGTCATCATCAAGAACAACCTGAAGGACTGTGGCCTTTTCTGA